The following proteins are encoded in a genomic region of Brachypodium distachyon strain Bd21 chromosome 1, Brachypodium_distachyon_v3.0, whole genome shotgun sequence:
- the LOC100833210 gene encoding LYR motif-containing protein 4: MAAAAPSRPEVFSLFRTLLRTARQFSDYNIREYTRRRAADAFRENRALADAPAAAAAFADGKQQLEVAKRQVLVYSLYAPKAKSVAEMMKVQ, from the coding sequence atggcggcggcggccccatCCAGGCCGGAGGTTTTCTCCCTCTTCCGCACACTCCTACGCACGGCGAGGCAGTTCTCGGACTACAACATCCGCGAGTacacccgccgccgcgcggcggACGCCTTCCGCGAGAACCGCGCCCTCGCCGACGcgcctgccgcggcggcggctttcGCGGACGGGAAGCAGCAGCTGGAGGTGGCCAAGCGGCAGGTGCTGGTGTACTCCCTGTACGCGCCCAAGGCCAAAAGTGTCGCGGAGATGATGAAGGTGCAGTGA
- the LOC100833520 gene encoding pentatricopeptide repeat-containing protein At5g01110, which produces MATPRCLSRLPTAAAAVTNERSTATLAVTLGGSGARPSTAVLAAAATAAAAAGRASECQSLLLRMLRRRGASRLDIVSSLLASSPTPQPQVFDLLIRTYTQSRKPREAFEAFRLLLDHRVPIPAAASNALLAALSRAGWPHLTADAYRLVLSSNSEVNTYTLNIMVHSYCKTLQFGEVDTVISEMEKRCVFPDVVTHNVMVDARFRAGDVEAAMALIDSMVSKGIKPGLVTYNSVLKGLLRNGRWDKAREVFRAMDACGVAPDVRSFNMLIGGFCRAGELEEALRFYKEMRGRRVTPDVVSFSCLIGLFTRRGEMDHAAEYLREMREFGLMPDGVIYTMVIGGFCRAGLMLEALRVRDEMVAFGCLPDVVTYNTLLNGLCKERRLSDAEELLNEMKERGVPPDLCTFTTLIHGYCRDGNIEKALQFFDTISDQRLRPDIVTYNTLIDGMCRQGDLGKANELWDDMHSREIFPNHVTYSILIDSHCEKGQVDNAFAFLDEMVNKGIVPNIMTYNSIIKGYCRSGNVSKGQQFLPKMRHDKVMPDLITYNTLIHGYVKEGKMHEAFNLLKIMENENVQPDAVTYNMIISGFSVHGNMQEADWVYKKMGARGIEPDRYTYMSMINGHVVAGNSKKSFQLHDEMLQKGLAPDDKF; this is translated from the coding sequence ATGGCGACTCCGCGCTGCCTGTCTCGCCTTCccaccgctgccgctgccgtaACGAACGAACGCTCGACCGCAACGCTCGCCGTTACCCTTGGCGGGAGCGGCGCGAGACCTTCAACAGCCGTCCTGGCTGCTGCCGCGAcagcagccgccgcagccggccgCGCCTCCGAGTGCCAGTCTCTGCTCCTCCGCATgttgcgccgccgcggcgcctcTCGCCTCGACATCGTCTCCTctctcctcgcctcctcccccaccccgCAACCGCAAGTGTTCGACCTCCTCATCCGCACTTACACCCAGTCTCGCAAGCCCCGGGAGGCTTTCGAGGccttccgcctcctcctcgaccaCCGCGTCCCcattcccgccgccgcctccaacgCGCTCCTAGCCGCCCTCTCCCGCGCCGGATGGCCCCACCTCACCGCGGACGCCTACCGCCTCGTCCTGTCCTCCAACTCTGAGGTAAACACCTACACGCTTAACATCATGGTACACAGCTACTGTAAAACCCTACAGTTCGGTGAGGTTGACACTGTCATCTCCGAGATGGAGAAGAGATGCGTGTTTCCGGATGTGGTTACACATAATGTGATGGTTGATGCCAGATTTCGTGCTGGGGATGTTGAGGCTGCAATGGCGTTGATTGATTCGATGGTTAGTAAGGGGATAAAGCCAGGGCTTGTGACGTACAATTCAGTGTTGAAGGGGTTGTTGAGGAATGGAAGGTGGGATAAAGCGAGGGAGGTGTTCAGGGCAATGGACGCATGTGGGGTGGCGCCGGATGTTCGGAGTTTTAACATGTTAATTGGGGGATTCTGTAGAGCTGGGGAGCTTGAGGAGGCATTGAGGTTTTACAAGGAAATGCGGGGGCGTAGAGTTACACCAGATGTGGTGAGCTTTAGTTGCTTGATCGGGTTGTTCACAAGGAGGGGGGAGATGGACCATGCAGCAGAGTACTTGAGGGAGATGAGGGAGTTTGGGTTGATGCCTGATGGTGTGATTTATACAATGGTCATAGGTGGATTCTGTAGGGCTGGGTTAATGTTGGAGGCTCTGAGAGTTAGGGATGAGATGGTTGCCTTTGGATGTTTGCCAGATGTGGTAACATACAATACCTTGCTGAATGGGCTTTGTAAAGAACGCAGGTTGTCTGATGCAGAGGAGCTTTTGAATGAGATGAAGGAGAGAGGGGTTCCACCGGATTTATGCACCTTCACAACTTTAATTCATGGGTACTGTAGGGATGGTAACATTGAGAAGGCATTGCAATTCTTTGACACAATATCTGACCAGCGTTTGAGGCCAGACATTGTGACATACAACACTTTGATTGATGGAATGTGCAGACAAGGTGATCTAGGCAAAGCTAATGAGCTATGGGATGATATGCATTCTCGAGAAATCTTTCCAAACCATGTTACCTACAGCATCCTGATAGACAGCCACTGTGAGAAGGGACAAGTGGATAATGCATTTGCTTTTTTGGATGAAATGGTAAATAAGGGGATTGTGCCAAACATCATGACCTATAATTCCATCATTAAAGGTTACTGCCGGTCTGGAAATGTGTCAAAGGGACAGCAGTTTTTGCCAAAGATGAGGCATGACAAGGTGATGCCTGATTTAATTACTTATAACACCCTAATCCACGGTTATGTTAAAGAAGGAAAGATGCATGAAGCTTTTAATTTGCTTAAGATAATGGAGAATGAAAATGTTCAGCCAGATGCTGTCACGTATAATATGATCATAAGTGGGTTTTCTGTACATGGTAATATGCAAGAAGCTGATTGGGTTTACAAGAAAATGGGTGCTAGAGGAATTGAACCGGATAGATATACTTACATGTCCATGATAAATGGTCATGTTGTAGCTGGCAACTCGAAGAAGTCATTTCAGCTTCATGATGAGATGCTTCAAAAAGGGCTTGCTCCGGACGACAAATTCTGA
- the LOC104581868 gene encoding uncharacterized protein LOC104581868, with the protein MGRNKRNPPPNRTLAPPPPADAPVRLPVVTVEEGGDIAAIRAYCEKALVCLQRGNEPKALRLMKEALAHHGEGSPLLLRAHATVHACAADVLSDPAARARHHQATLQATHRAINLAPDSVELAHFHATLLFETASNSHDYEKSAAECKRGLNIEAPSDPASHSLLLPARNIEQIRSQLNTLMEKAHVASVSKWLKSIGEDDKLAQLCLADKTIEPDLAPVGTSEDIKTLHEYFTEKVDLLAAKILMQEKQQEQQNGFKKATKTPEERRMEIEVQVTAMRLLEQHQQHSVVGATSSPPHSPEDEGPSTSSRFHV; encoded by the exons ATGGGGCGAAACAAGCGCAATCCCCCACCGAACCGTACTCTggctccaccgccgcctgccgACGCCCCTGTCCGGCTCCCCGTTGTGACGGTAGAAGAGGGCGGCGACATCGCCGCCATTCGTGCTTACTGCGAAAAGGCCCTCGTATGCCTCCAGCGGGGCAACGAGCCCAAGGCGTTGCGGCTCATGAAGGAGGCCCTCGCTCACCACGGTGAGGGGTCGCCACTTCTCCTCCGTGCGCATGCCacagtgcatgcatgcgccgCTGACGTCCTCAGTGACCCCGcagcccgcgcccgccaccaCCAAGCCACGCTCCAAGCCACCCATCGCGCCATCAATCTCGCACCAGATTCTGTTGAGCTCGCCCACTTCCATGCCACACTCCTCTTTGAAACCGCCTCCAATTCTCACGACTACGAGAAATCGGCTGCCGAGTGCAAGCGTGGTCTCAATATTGAGGCGCCCTCTGACCCGGCATCCCACTCCCTGCTGCTTCCAGCCCGCAACATTGAGCAGATCAGATCTCAGCTCAACACACTAATGGAGAAGGCCCATGTGGCATCCGTGTCTAAGTGGCTCAAATCCATCGGTGAGGATGACAAGTTGGCGCAGCTTTGCCTGGCTGACAAAACCATTGAGCCCGACCTTGCCCCTGTGGGAACCAGTGAGGATATAAAGACTCTTCACGAATACTTCACCGAGAAGGTCGATTTGCTAGCTGCTAAGATATTGATGCAGGAGAAGCAGCAGGAACAGCAAAATG GGTTCAAGAAGGCTACAAAGACccccgaggagcgccgcaTGGAGATCGAGGTGCAAGTCACTGCAATGAGGTTGCTAGAGCAGCATCAGCAACACAGTGTTGTTGGTGCTACCTCCTCACCACCACATTCACCGGAAGACGAAGGTCCCTCCACATCATCTCGGTTTCATGTGTGA
- the LOC100821174 gene encoding ATP-dependent DNA helicase PIF4-like produces the protein MSDDYRRTQGSQHAVEQLVLLDIRNMLRSRGKDIRSFPLPDIDESYDNSGGVDREIIEETSVEADQDHASLLLSLNPEQKYAYEKILSSIDNRDGGLFFVDGPGGTGKTFLYRTLLTKVRGEGKIAIATATSGVAASIMPGGRTAHSRFEIPLNIQEGGVCNFTKQSGTAKLLQKASLIIWDEVPMTKRQAVEALDKSMKDIMGQPYVPFGGKTIVFGGDFRRVLPVVRKRSRGQITNATVKS, from the coding sequence ATGTCAGATGACTACCGCCGAACCCAAGGAAGTCAGCATGCAGTTGAGCAGTTGGTGTTGTTGGATATTAGAAATATGCTCCGATCAAGGGGGAAGGACATAAGGTCATTCCCTTTGCCTGACATTGATGAGTCGTATGACAACTCAGGTGGAGTGGACAGAGAGATCATCGAGGAGACCTCGGTTGAGGCAGACCAGGATCATGCCTCACTATTATTATCTCTTAATCCTGAGCAAAAGTATGCTTACGAGAAAATACTGAGCTCAATTGACAATCGTGATGGAGGTTTATTCTTTGTTGATGGCCCAGGAGGGACCGGAAAAACGTTCCTATATAGAACATTGCTTACAAAGGTCCGGGGTGAGGGGAAAATAGCAATTGCTACCGCGACATCAGGAGTAGCTGCTTCTATCATGCCTGGAGGTAGGACCGCACACTCTAGATTCGAAATCCCCCTGAACATACAAGAAGGTGGCGTTTGTAACTTCACCAAGCAGAGTGGGACGGCCAAACTTCTTCAAAAGGCATCGCTCATAATATGGGATGAAGTCCCAATGACAAAGAGACAAGCAGTGGAGGCCCTTGACAAGAGCATGAAGGACATCATGGGCCAACCATATGTGCCATTTGGAGGAAAGACAATCGTGTTCGGAGGAGATTTTAGGCGGGTGCTCCCTGTCGTGAGAAAGCGGTCTAGAGGGCAAATCACAAATGCAACTGtcaaatcatag